ACAGAAGGGAGAAGTCGAGAGGAAATCAAAAGGTTCTGTATTAGATAATTACAGGGAGTTTATTGAGGCAAAGGTTAATAAAGGACACTCAGCAAAGAAGATACATCAAGACTTGCAAGCGGAATTTGATTTTGAAGGAAGCTATTCTAATGTAAGAAGATATGTCCAAAAGTTAAAACAAAAGATAGCAAATTCAAAGGTGTACATGGTTTTAACAACACTGCCTGCAGAAGAAGCACAAGTTGATTTTGGATATATAGGTAAGATAAAAGTTGATGGAAAATTCAAAAAAGCATGGGTATTTACAATGGTTTTAAGCTATTCAAGATATATGTATGCAGAGATAGTATTCGACCAAACAGTTGAAACATTTATCCAGTGTCATAAGAACGCATTCAAGTATTTTGGAGGAGTAGTAGAAGTTGTGAAGATAGACAACTTAAAAGCAGGTGTATTGAGCGTTGATTTTTATGAGGCGCAAATACAAAAAGATTATGCAAGTTTTGCGAGCCACTATGGATTTTTACCTCAGCCATGCAGGGTGTATACACCGACTGATAAAGGCAAAGTAGAATCAGCAATTAAGTATGTTAAGCAAAACTGTTTTTCTGGAGAAGAATTTAAAGATATTGATGAGGCGAGGGAACATTTAAAAAACTGGCTTGATAATGTAGCAAATGTGAGAGTACATGGCACAACCAAGAAAGTTCCCAAAGAAGTTTTCATCTCAGAAGAGAAGGAAAAGTTAATAGCTCTTCCTATTGAGGAATATTACATATCAAGAAGTTCAATTCACAAAGTAGCTACTAACTGTCATCTCATATACAAAGGGAACTACTATTCAGTGCCATATGAGTATGCAGGACGTGAAGTAGAAGTAGTTGAGATAGGCAGTTTTTTGAGGGTGTTCTTTGAAGGTAAAGAAATAGCCCTTCATCAGATTGTCAAAAACAATGAGAAGGGCAAATACGTAACCAACAAAGAACACTATCCCTCGTCTAAGAATATAACAATTGAGGATATAATGTCAAGACAGAGGGATAAAATGGCAGAGATTGGTAATTGGGCGTTGGAGTTTTTTGAGGAATTTATTAAACGGGAAGGATTTAAAAAATATGATTACAGGAGCATAAGTGGGATAATAGCACTAAAAGAAAGATATGGAGCTGAGACAGTAGACAATGCGTGTAAGAGGGCTTTAAAATTTGGAGGGCTAAGCTACAAAGTTGTCAAGAACATATGTGAAAAAGGGATAAGCGATTTACCTGAGTATGAAGACGAGAGCTATGTTAATGAGGAAAGAACAGAGCTTTACAGGGATATCAGGGAATATAACAAATTGCTTGAGATAGGGGAATTGCAAATATGAATGATCTTTTGTTGGGGAAGCTAAAGGATTTGAAATTATCCGGGATAATAAAAAGTTTTGATTTAAGAGTAGAAGAAGCTATTAAGAATAATTTTTCGTATCAAGAGTTTTTTGAGATATTGATAAATGATGAAGTGAGTAACAGGAGAATAAACAGTAATCAAAAGAGGATAAGCAAAGCGAGGTTTCCATGGCACAAGACATTAGAAGAATATAATTTTAATTATCAGCCTTCAATAAATAAGAGGTTTATATACAATTTGGCGACCTGTGAATTTGTCCGCAAGAAAGAGAATGTGGCCTTCATAGGACCGCCAGGGACAGGGAAGACACATCTTGCAATAGCGATAGGACTTAAAGCTGTAGCACTTGGATATAGAGTTTTGTTTACCACAGCAAATGAGATGTTAGAAGAGTTGTATATTTCAAGAGCGGATAATTCGTATCAACAAAAGCTAAAAAACTATGTTAATGTGGATTTGTTAATAATAGATGAGCTGGGCTTAAGGAAATTTAATCAAAGCAGTGTAGATGATTTTTATGAGATAATATCAAAGAGATATGAGAGAGGATCGATAATAATAACCACAAACAAAGTATTTGAAGAGTGGCCGAGGATATTTTATGATCCAGTTTTAGCGACAGCGATTTTAGATAGATTTGTACATCACTGTCATTTTGTGGTTATCAAAGGTGAAAGTTATAGGATGAAGCAAAGGGAGGGTGCTATCAAAGCTTTAACAGATGATTCCAAGAATGAGTCAAATTAGTTAAATAATGATAATTAAATTTTTTTTAAAACAGGTGGGGAAAAAATATTATCAAAAGTGGGGAAAAGGTATTGACAATAACAAAGAGGAAAAGAAAAGTACAGATTTGCTTTGGAATTCAGGCATAAAAGCTGGTGTGATGAAGAAGTTTATGAGATTTTGAAAATTTTGAATGCAGCTTGGACAATAGCAGATTCATCACGCTATCCCAAGGCAAAAGTTGTAACAGCAGATTTTTGTTACATTAGAATGCACGGCCCACAGAGTCTTTACAGTTCAAGTTATTCAGACCAGCAGCTGAAAGAATTGGCAGATGAAATAAGAGAATATGCAAAAGTTTGCAATGAAATCTACGTATATTTTAACAACGATGTAAATTGCTGTGCAGTGAAGAATGCCAAGACTTTGATGGAGTTTACCTCAAATATACTTTGATTCCCAAAATTAAAGGTGGGCTTTCAACACCCACCCACTTTAAATTTATTTTTCCAGAACAATAGTTGATATAGACCTTGCTGGGGAGTTTCCACAGAATATTTTATCTTCAATGACCATATTAAACTCTATTTCCTCTGGGTTTTTATTTAGCACAACTACCGCCAAAGTATCATCCCCATTCTTTGCTGCCAAAACCTCAAGTCTTGAACTACTGCAGCTGCTTTTGACTATTTTAGCTCCCGGTTTTATGAATTTAGAAAAATGCCCTATATAATAATACGCATTTTGGTAGTAAATCTTTTTCTGGTCTTTATCAACAATTATCGGTGCATCGCAAAAGTTTCCAACATGATTGGGGCCTCCAACTGTGTCAAGAACAATATTCCAATCCATAAATCCAATCGTGTAGCTGCTAAAATCGCCAATTATCTCATGAGCATACCTTTCACCAAGCTCCCAGGAACCAAGCTTTACTCCACCTTCCTGACAACCTTCGGTAAACACCAAATTCACATCTGGAAACTTTTCTTTTATTTTTTTGAGCTGGTCAAAATGGTCTCCTCCATACCAGTGAAATGCAACTCCCCATACATACTTAGCAGCTTCTTTGTCACTTAAAATTGTTTTTACTCTCTCATATATGATATCTTTGTTGTGGTCCCATATAAGTATTTTTATATGGGAAAGCCCTTCTTCTTTAAGAGTTGGTCCTAAGTAATCCTTCACAAAATCTCTTTCCTCTTCAGCGGTGTATATGCACGACTCCCACACTTGAGTTGCCATTGGCTCATTTTGAACTGTCACAGCCCATATCTCAATTCCTTCTTCTTTATATGCTTTTATGAATTTGCAGAAAAACCTTGCCCATGTTTTTTTATACTCATCCTTTAGCTTTCCACCATGGCACATATCAGCGTTTGTCTTCATCCATGCAGGCGGACTCCATGGTGAAACGAGGATTTTGAGATCTGGACAATATTCCTTTATTCTTTTTAAAAGAGGAATTACCATCTTTTTGTCTCTTTCAATGTTAAAATGTTTTAGATCGGTATCACCTTCAACATCATCACAGCTGTAGCTGCCTGTACAAAAATCACAGCTGTTCATGTGGATTCTACAGAGTTTGTAGCCAAGCCCCTTTTCAGGGTCAAAGTACCCTCTTAAAATCTCTTCTTGCTGGTGTGGCAAAAGTGACATTATATTTACCGCGGCAGCTTCAGTGAGTGCTCCACCAAAGCCTATTACCTCTTGAAATGTAGTGGATGGCTCAATTGTTATAACAGTTTTCTCTTTTATTTTCTCACATTCTTTTATATTATCTACCTGCTGCATTGGAATGTCCTGATATTTCGCTGTTATGTAACATGCAATTGTTTTGTGCATTTTTTAACTTTTCTCCTTTTGCTTTTCAAATATTTTTATATTTATTTTATCTGACTGCAATATTATATGTAAATACTCTAAATTTTAGGGAAGGTTTCTATTTTGGAGAATGGTAAATCTAAAGTAAGAATACACACAAAAAACGACCATTAAGCCTTATACACAAGCTCTCCCCTAGCATATACCTCTTTTACATTTAAATTCTCATCCATCAATACAAAATCTGCCCTAAAGCCTTCCTTTATCGCAGCGCACTCAAGTGAAAAAAGTTTTGATGGATTGTAAGTTGCTGCCATGAGAGCATCTTCTAATCTAATTCCGATTTTAACCAGGTTCTTTATTGCCTTATCCATTGTCAATGTGCTACCAGCAATGGTGTTATCTGATAATTTACAAATTCCATTTTCAACTATTACTCTTAGGCTTCCTAAACTGTATTCACCATCACAAAGGTCTGTTGCAGCAATAGAATCACTGATTAGTATAATGTTCTCTGCACCTTTTAGTTTGTATGTAAGTTTAATAATCTCAGGTGATAGGTGAATAAGGTCGCAAATAAGCTCCACTTTAATATCGCTCAAAAGAGCATAAGTTGTAATAGAATTCTGTCTGTGATGTAGCTGTGGCATTGCGTTGAAAAAGTGAACAATATTTTTGGCACCAAGAAGGTGTGCTTTTGCTGCCTGTTCAAAACTGCTATTTGTGTGACCAAGCGAAATGTTAATACCTTTCTCTGCTGCTTTTGAAAAAAACTCAATGGGATTTTCAAGTAGCTCTGGAGCAAGCGCAATGTCAATAATTTTTTCTTCACAGTTAGAAATCAATTCTTCTAACTTCTCAGCTGTTGGCCTTTGCAAAAATCTCTCATCATGTGCACCTTTCTTTGCAGGGTTTA
This Caldicellulosiruptor changbaiensis DNA region includes the following protein-coding sequences:
- the istA gene encoding IS21 family transposase, whose product is MHTTIYTLFKRGYNKSQIARLLDVDRKTVRKVIHDIEQKGEVERKSKGSVLDNYREFIEAKVNKGHSAKKIHQDLQAEFDFEGSYSNVRRYVQKLKQKIANSKVYMVLTTLPAEEAQVDFGYIGKIKVDGKFKKAWVFTMVLSYSRYMYAEIVFDQTVETFIQCHKNAFKYFGGVVEVVKIDNLKAGVLSVDFYEAQIQKDYASFASHYGFLPQPCRVYTPTDKGKVESAIKYVKQNCFSGEEFKDIDEAREHLKNWLDNVANVRVHGTTKKVPKEVFISEEKEKLIALPIEEYYISRSSIHKVATNCHLIYKGNYYSVPYEYAGREVEVVEIGSFLRVFFEGKEIALHQIVKNNEKGKYVTNKEHYPSSKNITIEDIMSRQRDKMAEIGNWALEFFEEFIKREGFKKYDYRSISGIIALKERYGAETVDNACKRALKFGGLSYKVVKNICEKGISDLPEYEDESYVNEERTELYRDIREYNKLLEIGELQI
- the istB gene encoding IS21-like element ISCsa9 family helper ATPase IstB codes for the protein MNDLLLGKLKDLKLSGIIKSFDLRVEEAIKNNFSYQEFFEILINDEVSNRRINSNQKRISKARFPWHKTLEEYNFNYQPSINKRFIYNLATCEFVRKKENVAFIGPPGTGKTHLAIAIGLKAVALGYRVLFTTANEMLEELYISRADNSYQQKLKNYVNVDLLIIDELGLRKFNQSSVDDFYEIISKRYERGSIIITTNKVFEEWPRIFYDPVLATAILDRFVHHCHFVVIKGESYRMKQREGAIKALTDDSKNESN
- a CDS encoding DUF72 domain-containing protein, translating into MEFRHKSWCDEEVYEILKILNAAWTIADSSRYPKAKVVTADFCYIRMHGPQSLYSSSYSDQQLKELADEIREYAKVCNEIYVYFNNDVNCCAVKNAKTLMEFTSNIL
- a CDS encoding glycoside hydrolase family 30 protein; the protein is MHKTIACYITAKYQDIPMQQVDNIKECEKIKEKTVITIEPSTTFQEVIGFGGALTEAAAVNIMSLLPHQQEEILRGYFDPEKGLGYKLCRIHMNSCDFCTGSYSCDDVEGDTDLKHFNIERDKKMVIPLLKRIKEYCPDLKILVSPWSPPAWMKTNADMCHGGKLKDEYKKTWARFFCKFIKAYKEEGIEIWAVTVQNEPMATQVWESCIYTAEEERDFVKDYLGPTLKEEGLSHIKILIWDHNKDIIYERVKTILSDKEAAKYVWGVAFHWYGGDHFDQLKKIKEKFPDVNLVFTEGCQEGGVKLGSWELGERYAHEIIGDFSSYTIGFMDWNIVLDTVGGPNHVGNFCDAPIIVDKDQKKIYYQNAYYYIGHFSKFIKPGAKIVKSSCSSSRLEVLAAKNGDDTLAVVVLNKNPEEIEFNMVIEDKIFCGNSPARSISTIVLEK
- the nagA gene encoding N-acetylglucosamine-6-phosphate deacetylase, encoding MRKYILVKKIFNGYSFIKDNVLVVEDGIILGTQKGIDTGKDEIIDRRDFILSPGFVDKHTHGIGGVDFFDTTADDLKTIQNYYFKHGVTTVLPTIVSAPFENIYKLAKAIKEAKKDPNFKLNIPGIFLEGPFINPAKKGAHDERFLQRPTAEKLEELISNCEEKIIDIALAPELLENPIEFFSKAAEKGINISLGHTNSSFEQAAKAHLLGAKNIVHFFNAMPQLHHRQNSITTYALLSDIKVELICDLIHLSPEIIKLTYKLKGAENIILISDSIAATDLCDGEYSLGSLRVIVENGICKLSDNTIAGSTLTMDKAIKNLVKIGIRLEDALMAATYNPSKLFSLECAAIKEGFRADFVLMDENLNVKEVYARGELVYKA